Genomic DNA from Desulfobulbaceae bacterium:
AAATGAATTTCTAAGGGTTGAAAGAAGCGCAATATCGATTCCGCACCAATAATCAAAGCTACAACAGCCAAAGCGACAGCACTTGAGTATCCGCCGAGTATACTTACTTTACCTGTGCCGAAAGAAACAAGAAGAGATGCTGAGGAGTTTTCAGGAGGTTTTTGAGCCAGGAAAGACGAAAATTCAATTCTGCACTAAATGCTTCAAAATAAATGAGTCCCAGAACAATTTGCCAGAGCTAAAAAAACAATTACAGATGTATTTTGAAGTAGAGTTTCTTGATGGCTCATGCAAGCAATGCAATGAATAATTCATAATTGTTGCTCTTGCCTTCTTCAAATGTTTCGCAAAACTGCTATTTATGATGTATTACCAAAAAACTAAAAAATGCCAAAAACAATCCAACAGCCGTTACTTCAATTAGCGGAGTCATTTGAGAAACTGTCTCCAGCCCTGCAAGCAAGAAACAGGGCCAACTGTCGTCTCGAAAAAAAAACCAGATCATCGAGTCGTTGGTTGTAGTCATCAGTGTTGCAGGGCGCTTAAAAAATACTGTCAAAAAAGAGCCCCCCGCCTTTATTACTAACTCGGAGCAGCTTGCCCAAGCGCTGATTGGTGAAGGCTTGCAACGTTTTTGCGCCTGTACCTGCTTTAATCAGACGACACGCCGATTAGAAATCACCTACTCCTATTGCGAGCTGTTTTACACCTACTCCCTCAAACAGTTCCTCAAAAAAATAGGCCGACCTCTTAACCATCATTCCATGTTTGCCTTTGCGCCTTGGGCAGGGTTGGCAGCATTTTTTCTTTTGTTTTTTCACATCTGGTTCTGGGGCAATGGCTCTGTCAGTGAACTGTCGGCTGGGGCCTTTGCCAGTACCGTGCTGGGGCTTGCGGTGCGGACGTATCTTCAGCTGCCGAGCTACTTCCTGATAACGCAAAAGAGTTGGTCTTAAAATGCCTGGAGTCAAACTCAACCTTTGAATTTGACCTTGAGCGTCATGGGCGCGAGCTTCGCTACACACTTTCGCCCTTTTCAAATAAGGTAAAGGCACTCATTTTGATCCAGATGTTGTTGATGCCTTTTTGGATACGGAAGATGAGTTTATAGCAATTGCCAGGGAGTATGCTGAGTAGACTCAAAAAAGACCCACATGTGTTTTCTGTTCTCTTTAAGTTTTACGCACGTAAACCTCTAAAATAGGAATATCTAAGAATTTACGTGATTTCATTGCTGGTTTTTGCGTATCATACTAGTTGGAGTATTATTTAACAGGACACTAGAAGATGAATCCATTTGTAAAGTTTTTCGAGACAATCAGCAAATACCTCATCCTGGAGACGGAATCTCTAACCTCTAGAGCCAGATACCTGCGCTTCAGGACTACCCTGCTTTTAATGTTTATCACGCTTTCAATTGCTCCTATGGGGCTTATTTCTGTGGTTACTTATTACCAGTATCTTGATTTGCTTGAGAGCAAGTCCCGCAACAATTTGATGCTGAATATCGCCAGCACGAAAAAAAGGGTTGAAGTCTCAATTGACGAACTTATATCGGTGATGGCTTTTATCATGTTGGATCACCCTTATGAATTACTTTCAGATCAGGTTTCTTTAGAACAGCTTTTTGTCCGGATGCAGAGCCAGTACAAAGATTTTGTCGATTTGGGAGTTATTGATAATGATGGAATACAGAGATCGTATGCAGGGCCTTACAGTCTTGGAGGCAAGGATTATAGTGAAGATCCAAGTTTTACTGTGGCCAGGCAGGACAACGTATATATCAGCTCTGTCTACTTGGGTTACAGAAAAGAGCCCCACTTTATAATAGCAATTAAGAAAAACACATCGGCCCAGGGTAAATCTTGGATACTGCGTGCCACTATTGATGCAGACAGCTTGAAAACGTACATCGACAACGCAATCAGTGCAGAAGAGACCGATGATGTATTTCTGGTAAGTCATGAAGGGCACCTTCAGCTTTCATCTCGATACTTTGGTTCAATAATGGATGAATACGATCTGCCGCCAATTGACCCTGGAAGTCAGATCAGTTTTGTCCAAAAAAAGGATCGAGTTTCAAAAAGGATGGCTGAGGCACTTGCCTTTGTTGAGGGAACGCCGTGGATTTTGGTAATGGCTCAGGAATCACCAATTTTTACTAAAACGTTTTCACGTTTCAGGACTCAGCTGATAGTTGTTTTTGTCCTTTTTTCAACCGTTGTTTTGCTGGTTATAGTACGGACGGTGAACTTTGTTGGCACCCGGGTACGCGAGGCGGACCAGAGACGGGACGATATCTTGGGTAAAGCTGAGCATTCGAATAAACTGGCATCGATCGGAAGGCTTGCGGCCGGGGTTGCCCATGAAATCAATAACCCTCTTGCAACCATTGGCCAAAAAGCAGGCCTGATGCTGGATATTTTCGAAATGACAGGTGATTTTGAAAATAAAGAAAAATTGGTTGAGCAAATTAACGGTATTAAAAGCTCTGTCGATCGTGGCACAGTTATTACCCATCGGTTGTTAGGTTTTGCCAGAAGAATGGATATATCAGCGGAAAAAGTCGAGATTAATAACCTGGTCAGTGAGACCATCGGCTTTCTTGAAATGGAAGCGGAACACCGGAAGATCAAAATAGGTCGGCACCTTCAAAAAGAACTGCCACCAATTCAGAGCGATCGCGGAAAACTACAGCAGATTGTGCTCAACATTATCAATAATGCCATTGATGCTCTTGAGGGCAAGGAAAGGGGGCAGATTGATATATCTACTGTTTTGACAGAAGAAAGTAAGGTTAAAATAATTATTGATGATAATGGGGCGGGGATGCCTCCAAAGGTACTCAATAAAATTTTTGAACCTTTTTTCACAACCAAAGAAACAGGAAAAGGTACAGGCCTGGGTCTGTCAATTACCTATGGACTTGTAAAGGAGCTCGGTGGGGAAATTCACGTTGATAGTAAGCTTGACGAAGGGACAACTTTCACTGTTGAGTTGCCGCTGACACTTGATCAGGATGAAGTGGCGGAGAATGGCAATGGTTAAAATAATGCTGGT
This window encodes:
- a CDS encoding ATP-binding protein; protein product: MNPFVKFFETISKYLILETESLTSRARYLRFRTTLLLMFITLSIAPMGLISVVTYYQYLDLLESKSRNNLMLNIASTKKRVEVSIDELISVMAFIMLDHPYELLSDQVSLEQLFVRMQSQYKDFVDLGVIDNDGIQRSYAGPYSLGGKDYSEDPSFTVARQDNVYISSVYLGYRKEPHFIIAIKKNTSAQGKSWILRATIDADSLKTYIDNAISAEETDDVFLVSHEGHLQLSSRYFGSIMDEYDLPPIDPGSQISFVQKKDRVSKRMAEALAFVEGTPWILVMAQESPIFTKTFSRFRTQLIVVFVLFSTVVLLVIVRTVNFVGTRVREADQRRDDILGKAEHSNKLASIGRLAAGVAHEINNPLATIGQKAGLMLDIFEMTGDFENKEKLVEQINGIKSSVDRGTVITHRLLGFARRMDISAEKVEINNLVSETIGFLEMEAEHRKIKIGRHLQKELPPIQSDRGKLQQIVLNIINNAIDALEGKERGQIDISTVLTEESKVKIIIDDNGAGMPPKVLNKIFEPFFTTKETGKGTGLGLSITYGLVKELGGEIHVDSKLDEGTTFTVELPLTLDQDEVAENGNG